A genome region from Hippopotamus amphibius kiboko isolate mHipAmp2 chromosome 1, mHipAmp2.hap2, whole genome shotgun sequence includes the following:
- the FCRL2 gene encoding LOW QUALITY PROTEIN: Fc receptor-like protein 2 (The sequence of the model RefSeq protein was modified relative to this genomic sequence to represent the inferred CDS: inserted 7 bases in 5 codons; deleted 2 bases in 1 codon; substituted 8 bases at 8 genomic stop codons) encodes MVFGDWLAILTPSSVFEXNSEVLICQRKRAWKINTVTYYKDGKELFFKNEVSSFPIQNAVLSDSGNYYYTVTGRKFXGKKXKRILKIEVLELFPCPRLTVNSSGPIEGDPVTLLSWETQPSPQSSDAQLQXCFFRGSRTLESGWSSSPELQIPTMXSEDLGSYWCQAETATHSVRNLSIQSXIHGQKAPISNVSLDTXAPRGQVLXGTGNITFFXHREATGTSLGQKXQHSLSADLEILAVKEHSAGQXHCRAGNGCNNIXSKVVNIRVRIPASCPVLILRDPRTQAVMGDVVELYCEAWSGXPILYWFYHENINLGSSSAPSGGEASFNLSLTTGHSGNHSCEADNGLGAQCCELVPLSISGWDLN; translated from the exons atggtgtttggag ACTGGCTCGCCATCCTGACTCCCTCTTCTGTCTTTGAATGAAACAGTGAAGTTCTGATATGCCAGAGAAAAAGGGCCTGGAAAATAAACACTGTGACTTATTACAAAGATGGaaaagagttattttttaaaaatgaagtctcAAGCTTCCCTATCCAAAACGCGGTTTTGAGTGACAGTGGCAATTATTACTATACTGTTACTGGAAGAAAAttctaaggaaagaaatagaaacggATACTAAAGATTGAAGTCTTAG AGCTGTTTCCATGTCCCAGGCTGACAGTCAACTCCTCTGGGCCCATTGAGGGGGACCCAGTGACCCTG CTCTCTTGGGAGACCCAGCCCTCTCCACAGAGCTCAGATGCCCAGCTCC TTTGCTTCTTCAGAGGCAGCAGGACCCTGGAGTCAGGCTGGAGCAGCTCCCCAGAGCTCCAGATCCCCACCATGTGAAGTGAAGACCTCGGGTCTTACTGGTGCCAGGCAGAGACAGCGACACACAGTGTCAGGAATCTGAGCATCCAATCCTAAATTCATGGCCAGA AAGCCCCCATCTCTAATGTAAGCTTAGATACCTGAGCCCCTAGGGGACAAGTGC AGGGCACAGGAAACATCACATTTTTCTAGCACAGAGAGGCCACAGGAACCAGTCTGGGTCAGA TCCAACACTCCCTGTCAGCAGACCTGGAGATCCTAGCTGTGAAAGAGCACAGTGCTGGCCA TCACTGTAGAGCTGGCAATGGCTGTAATAACATCTAGAGCAAGGTGGTGAACATCCGTGTGAGAA TTCCAGCATCTTGTCCTGTCCTCATCCTCAGGGATCCCAGGACCCAGGCTGTCATGGGGGATGTGGTGGAGCTTTACTGTGAGGCTTGGAGTGG ACCAATCCTGTACTGGTTTTATCATGAGAACATCAACCTGGGGAGCAGCTCAGCACCCTCTGGAGGAGAAGCATCCTTCAACCTCTCTCTGACCACAGGGCATTCTGGGAACCACTCCTGTGAGGCTGACAATGGCCTGGGGGCCCAGTGCTGTGAACTGGTGCCACTTTCCATCTCAG